The bacterium genome has a segment encoding these proteins:
- a CDS encoding ATP-binding cassette domain-containing protein: MLIELKNICKSFDDTVILDDISFSVEAGETLAIVGFSGSGKSTLLKIISGLEEIDSGQIILSAEEIGMAFQYSALFDSMSVYENVAFALKERTKFKKLYTESQIKEIVQEKLETVGLSGIEDKFPSELSGGMQKRVGFARAIVTNPRIILYDEPTAGLDPVSSTVIEEFIVKLKNDLHAASIVVTHQLSTVTKTSDRVIMIYEGKIVWEGSPVELLTSADPYAYQFVHAEKDGPMVAVVH; encoded by the coding sequence ATGCTTATTGAACTTAAAAATATTTGTAAAAGTTTTGATGATACAGTAATTCTTGATGACATTAGTTTTTCTGTAGAAGCAGGGGAAACTCTTGCGATTGTTGGCTTCAGCGGTTCAGGCAAAAGCACCCTTTTGAAAATAATAAGCGGACTTGAAGAAATTGACTCAGGTCAAATCATTCTTAGCGCTGAAGAAATAGGAATGGCTTTTCAATATTCAGCACTTTTTGATTCAATGTCTGTTTACGAAAACGTTGCTTTTGCCCTTAAAGAAAGAACCAAGTTCAAAAAACTCTATACTGAGAGCCAGATTAAAGAAATAGTTCAGGAAAAACTTGAAACAGTAGGTTTATCAGGAATTGAAGACAAATTTCCGAGCGAGCTGTCAGGAGGGATGCAAAAACGTGTGGGCTTTGCACGGGCTATTGTTACAAACCCGAGAATTATTCTTTATGACGAGCCTACAGCAGGTCTTGATCCTGTTTCTTCAACAGTTATAGAAGAATTTATAGTAAAATTAAAAAACGATCTCCATGCTGCTTCTATTGTTGTTACACACCAACTTTCTACCGTAACAAAAACGTCTGACAGAGTAATAATGATTTATGAAGGGAAAATCGTTTGGGAAGGAAGCCCTGTAGAACTTTTAACCTCTGCTGATCCTTATGCATATCAATTTGTCCACGCAGAAAAAGACGGTCCGATGGTTGCCGTGGTACACTAG
- a CDS encoding MlaD family protein has product MKLSPAAKVGILTLFSILILIFGVLWLKGRSISAGERTEVIFHDIDGMRPGSAVQMMGIRIGQVEDVIPVISSENSCVKVRFVITEPNIKVPDASVISIQQSGIIGEKFLEITPPCTKNIFIPVKKHFKKLLKDNCPVELLVAGKYTAIGEVKNSEIIDSRTLTPEEKKSIKTPYTYKIDYILTKPGFIVPKYSSFNLAYDETIQEFKLQITPPDDIIVEIPEFQSKYTVIEPIRMREFFDIQLESASALKETNDRINRLLSDKFIDDIRITLNNTKDFSEKASNVMDQASEILTSSKDDITNLISLSTKLSDNMIVLTGNLNSIVGDKKFKTSLISTSQSIQKSSEEISNLLSNSKLQDSLININSTSKDLSEVVKYVNNLTKNEDFNNKIDQTIVNLNTSVSKLSQVLDTVDELTTDEKDKLKEILDNSQNISKDMKTFSKKLNKRFLLLRLLF; this is encoded by the coding sequence ATGAAATTATCCCCGGCAGCCAAAGTTGGCATATTAACATTATTTTCAATATTAATACTTATTTTTGGAGTTCTTTGGCTCAAAGGCCGTTCAATTTCTGCTGGAGAAAGAACCGAAGTAATTTTTCATGATATAGACGGAATGAGACCGGGTTCTGCCGTTCAAATGATGGGCATAAGAATAGGACAGGTCGAAGATGTTATTCCTGTCATTAGTTCCGAAAACAGCTGTGTTAAAGTAAGATTTGTTATAACCGAACCAAATATTAAAGTTCCTGATGCGTCAGTTATTTCTATCCAACAGTCAGGCATTATCGGGGAAAAATTTCTTGAAATTACTCCCCCCTGCACGAAAAATATTTTTATTCCGGTAAAAAAACATTTTAAAAAACTTTTAAAAGATAATTGCCCTGTCGAACTTCTTGTTGCAGGTAAATATACTGCAATAGGTGAAGTAAAAAATTCAGAAATAATAGATTCCAGAACTTTAACGCCTGAAGAGAAAAAATCAATAAAAACCCCTTATACTTATAAAATAGACTATATTTTAACCAAGCCGGGCTTTATTGTTCCCAAATATTCATCCTTTAATTTAGCTTATGACGAAACTATTCAGGAATTTAAACTTCAAATAACACCTCCTGATGATATTATTGTCGAAATTCCGGAATTTCAATCCAAGTATACAGTGATTGAACCTATAAGAATGCGCGAATTTTTTGATATTCAGCTTGAATCCGCGTCTGCCTTAAAAGAAACAAATGATAGAATAAACAGACTTCTTTCCGATAAATTTATTGATGATATAAGAATAACCCTGAATAATACTAAAGATTTTAGCGAAAAAGCTTCTAATGTAATGGATCAGGCTTCTGAAATATTAACTTCATCAAAAGATGATATTACAAACCTTATTTCTCTTTCAACAAAGCTTTCTGACAATATGATTGTCCTTACAGGCAACTTGAACAGCATTGTAGGAGATAAAAAATTCAAAACAAGCCTTATTTCAACTTCTCAATCAATTCAAAAATCTTCTGAAGAAATCTCTAATTTGTTATCTAATTCTAAACTTCAGGATAGTCTTATAAATATTAATTCCACAAGCAAAGATCTTTCCGAAGTGGTTAAATATGTTAATAACCTTACTAAAAATGAGGATTTTAATAACAAAATTGATCAAACCATTGTTAATTTAAACACTTCTGTTTCCAAACTGTCTCAAGTTCTTGATACGGTTGATGAACTAACAACTGATGAAAAAGATAAATTAAAAGAAATTTTGGATAATTCTCAAAATATTTCAAAAGACATGAAAACATTTTCTAAAAAATTAAACAAAAGATTCTTGTTACTAAGACTGCTTTTTTAA
- the lpxK gene encoding tetraacyldisaccharide 4'-kinase, protein MKPLDCIVLSILLFCSFFYGIIVRIRQLLYKFKILKSVKLNAYVISIGNLTTGGTGKTPITCEIANYINKNIDKQVAIISRGYGGMLSNKNTNIISDGKNIFYDSIQSGDEPYWMAINSNKTAVITGKNRVKSGQHAINNFESKILLLDDGFQHLKLKRDLDIVLIDCIKVLGNGFLLPAGALREHENQIKRADKIIIVNKKPFDKASEEQCEKIAKNMWDKYGKESLVCKLKPDKIYDLKTNEPVNICRAIAFAGIGQPEFFFNSLKHQNIKLLSEKIFTDHYLYTKLDIENIINKAQEKGADSIITTEKDAVKLMPFLNEINSDIKICALKLSVDMNLEELLKELK, encoded by the coding sequence ATGAAACCGTTAGACTGTATAGTTTTAAGTATTTTGCTGTTTTGTTCTTTTTTTTACGGGATTATAGTCCGCATAAGACAACTTCTTTATAAATTTAAAATCCTAAAAAGCGTCAAATTAAACGCTTATGTTATTTCTATAGGAAATTTAACCACAGGCGGAACGGGGAAAACACCAATAACCTGCGAAATTGCTAATTATATTAATAAAAATATTGATAAACAAGTTGCTATAATCAGCAGAGGCTATGGCGGCATGCTTTCTAATAAAAATACAAATATCATAAGCGACGGGAAAAATATTTTTTATGATTCGATTCAGTCAGGCGATGAGCCTTACTGGATGGCTATAAATTCAAACAAAACAGCGGTAATAACAGGAAAAAACAGGGTAAAATCAGGTCAGCACGCTATAAATAATTTTGAAAGCAAAATTTTACTGCTTGATGATGGTTTTCAGCATTTAAAACTTAAAAGGGACTTGGATATTGTTTTGATTGACTGCATAAAAGTTTTGGGGAACGGGTTTTTGTTGCCGGCAGGAGCCTTAAGAGAACATGAAAACCAAATCAAAAGAGCAGATAAAATTATTATTGTAAACAAAAAACCTTTCGATAAAGCCTCGGAAGAGCAATGCGAAAAAATTGCAAAAAACATGTGGGATAAATATGGAAAAGAATCTCTTGTTTGCAAGCTTAAACCGGATAAAATTTATGATTTAAAGACAAATGAGCCTGTAAATATTTGCAGAGCAATAGCTTTTGCAGGCATAGGTCAACCTGAATTTTTCTTTAATTCTTTAAAACATCAAAATATCAAACTTTTATCAGAAAAGATTTTCACAGACCATTATCTTTATACTAAACTTGATATTGAAAACATAATTAACAAGGCGCAAGAAAAGGGAGCTGATTCAATAATTACAACAGAAAAAGACGCTGTAAAATTGATGCCTTTTTTAAATGAAATAAATTCCGATATTAAAATTTGTGCCTTAAAATTAAGTGTGGATATGAATTTAGAAGAATTATTAAAAGAATTAAAATGA
- the waaF gene encoding lipopolysaccharide heptosyltransferase II — translation MIKKILVIRYRFIGDTVLTIPFLRNLRRAYPQAQIDMLVGPVSGDVLLDCPYIDNLIYFDTTKKHRYENTGEQKRTFFSYVKLLRQSRYDKAYVLKRSFSSAALAFLAGIKDRIGFDTEGRGFLLTKKILYVKNKHEVECFLDILKADDIPVRDNHLENWISDKSEEKIQEILKNYDLSEKQKVLVHATSGNINKQWPVENFAKIIEFLSNEKNILVFFTGTAGDSEIYDRILNLIHLELKNKPVNLCGELSIQDSTALINKMNFVVGSDSGTLHIAASLNIPVIGIYGPMNPKKWRAWGEIHKPVSLDLPCIPCELRKKCDKDYACIKNITPEMVIKEIESFI, via the coding sequence ATGATTAAAAAAATCCTTGTAATAAGATATAGATTTATAGGCGATACGGTTTTGACCATCCCTTTTCTTAGAAACTTAAGAAGAGCCTACCCGCAGGCACAGATTGATATGCTTGTAGGGCCTGTTTCCGGCGATGTCTTGCTAGATTGTCCTTATATAGACAATTTAATTTATTTTGATACCACAAAAAAACACCGCTACGAGAATACAGGTGAACAAAAAAGGACTTTTTTCAGTTATGTAAAGCTTTTAAGACAAAGCCGTTATGATAAGGCTTATGTCCTGAAAAGGTCTTTTTCAAGCGCTGCTCTGGCTTTTTTAGCGGGAATTAAAGATAGAATCGGCTTTGACACCGAAGGCAGAGGTTTTTTGCTTACAAAAAAAATTCTCTACGTTAAAAACAAACATGAAGTTGAATGTTTTCTCGATATTTTAAAAGCTGATGACATTCCCGTAAGGGATAATCACCTTGAAAACTGGATTTCCGACAAATCAGAAGAAAAAATTCAGGAAATTTTAAAAAATTATGATTTATCTGAAAAACAAAAAGTTTTAGTTCATGCTACCAGCGGAAATATAAATAAACAGTGGCCGGTAGAGAACTTTGCAAAAATAATTGAGTTTCTCTCAAATGAAAAAAATATACTGGTTTTCTTTACAGGAACAGCCGGAGATTCAGAAATTTACGATAGAATTTTAAACTTAATTCACTTAGAACTCAAAAATAAACCTGTAAATCTTTGCGGAGAGCTTTCTATTCAAGACAGTACGGCACTTATAAACAAAATGAATTTTGTTGTCGGCTCTGATTCAGGGACTTTGCATATAGCCGCCTCCTTAAACATTCCCGTAATAGGAATTTATGGACCTATGAATCCTAAAAAATGGAGGGCATGGGGAGAAATCCATAAACCTGTTTCTCTTGATTTACCATGTATTCCTTGCGAATTAAGAAAAAAATGCGACAAAGATTATGCCTGTATTAAGAACATAACACCTGAAATGGTTATAAAAGAAATAGAATCATTTATTTAA
- a CDS encoding aminotransferase class I/II-fold pyridoxal phosphate-dependent enzyme, with translation MNLYEHLKKELTQIKIDNLYRDFKVLSSNSGAFVEYRGNKVLQMSSNNYLGLAGDPRISEAVIKAVEKYGVGSTGSRLISGTHKLHTELEEKIAELKETEKAIIFSTGYAANVGAISALLTEKDAVYSDELNHASIIDGIKLSRTNKFIYKHRDTQDLERLIEENHKKYRFNVIISDSVFSMDGDIAPLKDIVAIKERYGAVFFLDEAHAFGIYGKKGQGLAHELGLNDKIDIQMGTLSKAAGSEGGYICGKSDIIDYLRNKSRSFVFSTAPSIPSTAASIKAVEVIGSDFGLRKKLWENIDYFRTGLNKIAIASGNPSKLPHSTDCHVEPLTRLAITKQSESAIFCIKFDNIEKTLEFSNELLEKHAIMASCIRPPTVKTPIIRLCTMTLHSKQDLDYVLEKLSF, from the coding sequence ATGAATCTATACGAACACCTTAAAAAAGAATTAACTCAAATAAAAATCGATAATCTTTATCGCGACTTCAAGGTACTTTCTTCAAACTCAGGTGCTTTTGTTGAATACAGAGGCAATAAAGTCCTGCAAATGTCATCTAATAACTATCTTGGTCTTGCAGGAGACCCGAGAATATCAGAGGCTGTCATAAAAGCTGTTGAAAAATATGGTGTCGGTTCAACAGGCTCAAGATTAATTTCAGGAACACACAAACTACATACAGAACTGGAAGAAAAGATTGCTGAATTAAAAGAAACCGAAAAAGCCATTATTTTTTCAACAGGTTATGCTGCTAATGTCGGTGCAATTTCAGCACTTTTAACGGAAAAAGATGCTGTATACTCTGATGAATTAAACCATGCCAGCATTATAGACGGAATAAAACTTTCCAGAACAAATAAATTTATTTATAAACACCGTGATACACAGGATTTAGAAAGATTAATAGAAGAAAATCATAAAAAATACAGGTTTAACGTGATAATATCTGATTCTGTTTTCAGTATGGACGGAGATATAGCCCCTTTGAAAGATATTGTGGCTATAAAAGAAAGATATGGAGCTGTTTTCTTTCTTGATGAAGCTCATGCTTTCGGGATTTATGGGAAAAAAGGGCAGGGATTAGCACATGAATTAGGCTTAAACGACAAAATAGATATCCAGATGGGGACTTTAAGCAAAGCGGCAGGCTCAGAAGGCGGATACATTTGCGGAAAATCAGATATTATAGACTACTTGAGGAACAAATCCCGTTCTTTTGTTTTTTCAACAGCCCCGTCTATTCCGTCCACAGCCGCATCAATAAAAGCTGTTGAAGTTATCGGCAGTGATTTTGGACTGAGAAAAAAACTTTGGGAAAATATAGATTATTTTAGAACGGGCTTAAATAAAATTGCTATTGCGAGCGGCAATCCATCCAAATTACCACACTCAACTGATTGCCATGTTGAACCTTTGACTCGCCTCGCAATAACAAAACAGTCAGAGTCAGCTATTTTTTGCATAAAATTTGATAATATCGAAAAAACCCTTGAATTTTCAAATGAATTACTGGAAAAACATGCCATCATGGCTTCTTGCATAAGACCTCCTACAGTAAAAACTCCAATAATTCGTCTTTGTACTATGACTCTGCATTCAAAACAAGATCTGGATTATGTTTTGGAAAAATTATCATTCTAA